From Podospora bellae-mahoneyi strain CBS 112042 chromosome 3, whole genome shotgun sequence, the proteins below share one genomic window:
- a CDS encoding hypothetical protein (EggNog:ENOG50KOG0156; COG:Q) produces MIYLPLIVTLAALFFTYRILSRTSRYLRLAHIPGPLPAKITTLWLTYHQSTGSLARHLSSLSKRYGPIYRIAPNWVITSDPAAIRQLWSARGPWYRGQWYDMFRMDQPVSTVLSERDNHKHAALKAKLLPGYSGKDVDNLHGAVDRRVADLVQLIERKYLSDDERGVYRPMDLAEKATFMTQDVISELAIGRCFECLVHDRDTYGQMTGVTGSLPLVITLATIPWTLGLLQNPLVRALLPKEKLEGVVRQQELAKKQAAERFGEDKVVRRDMLGSFVKHGLGHTNAWLETFVQIGAGSDTTATAIRMTMFHLMSSPGSYKRLQDEIDGAIREGRVSSPIAEEEARRLPYLQAVMKEGLRLSSPVMGLLPRICDTEQTVCGVRIPPGTNVCWDAISIFRNQETFGADADVFRPERWLVEMEDVDKKSMEFVQGLVFGTSGRFECLGKGIAMLELNKVFVEVLLRRFDFALVNPLTPLTSRDYSLSLQTDLWARITRRHVHS; encoded by the exons ATGATATACCTACCGCTAATTGTCACTCTGGCTGCCCTTTTCTTCACCTACCGGATCCTCTCCCGCACATCGCGCTACCTCCGCCTCGCTCACATCCCCGGccccctcccagccaaaatcaccaccctctGGCTCACCTACCACCAAAGCACCGGATCCCTCGCCCGGcatctctcctccctctccaaacgCTACGGCCCCATCTACCGCATCGCCCCCAACTGGGTCATCACCAGCGACCCCGCCGCCATCCGCCAACTATGGTCTGCCCGCGGTCCGTGGTACCGAGGACAATGGTACGACATGTTCCGCATGGACCAGCCCGTCAGCACCGTCCTCTCAGAGCGAGACAACCACAAGCACGCCGCGCTAAAAGCAAAGCTCCTCCCAGGCTACAGCGGCAAAGACGTGGACAACCTCCACGGGGCCGTCGACCGCCGAGTGGCAGATTTAGTGCAGCTGATCGAGAGAAAATACCTATCTGATGATGAAAGGGGGGTGTACAGACCAATGGACCTGGCGGAAAAGGCCACCTTCATGACACAAGATGTGATCTCGGAGCTGGCGATAGGACGCTGCTTCGAGTGCTTGGTCCACGACCGGGATACCTACGGGCAGATGACCGGGGTGACGGGATCATTGCCATTGGTGATAACGCTGGCGACCATACCCTGGACGCTCGGGCTGTTGCAGAACCCACTTGTTAGAGCGCTGCTGCcgaaggagaagctggagggggtggtgaggcagcaggagctggccaagaagcaggcgGCGGAGCGGTTTGGGGAGGACAAAGTCGTGAGGCGGGATATGCTCGGGAGTTTTGTCAAGCATGGGTTGGGCCATACGAACGCGTGGCTGGAGACGTTTGTGCAGATTGGGGCGGGGAGCGACACAACGGCGACGGCGATTAGGATGACCATGTTTCATCTGATGAGCTCACCTGGGAGCTATAAGAGGCTGCAAGACGAGATTGATGGTGCGAtacgggaggggagggtgtcgagTCCCAttgcagaggaagaggcacGGCGGCTGCCGTACTTGCAGGCTGTGATGAAAGAGGGACTGAGGCTGTCTTCGCCGGTGATGGGCCTTCTTCCGAGGATATGCGACACGGAGCAAACTGTCTGTGGCGTCAGGATCCCGCCTGGGACAAATGTCTGCTGGGatgccatctccatcttccgAAATCAGGAAACTTTTGGGGCTGACGCTGACGTGTTTCGACCAGAGAGGTGGTTAGTGGAGATGGAAGATGTGGACAAGAAAAGTATGGAGTTTGTGCAAGGCCTTGTCTTTGGAACTTCTGGCAGATTTGAATGCCTGGGGAAGGGGATCGCGATGCTCGAACTTAACAAGGTGTTTGTCGAGGTA CTTTTGAGGCGGTTTGACTTTGCACTTGTCAATCCGCTGACGCCATTGACCTCCCGCGATTATTCCTTGTCTCTTCAGACTGATTTGTGGGCTAGAATAACCAGACGACATGTTCATTCGTAG
- a CDS encoding hypothetical protein (EggNog:ENOG503P7T4; COG:S), giving the protein MPATSTPDQLQPPPRDTIFHLSLDPQPPSPAAPTLILLHGLTSSHLEWSLVIPHLQPHYHLLLVDLPAHSRSSSLPPPYTIPSMADQVASIIQSHARNSQAHVVGMSMGGFVTLNLARRHPSLCLSAFVSGATPFEGIMRWLARNNWVLYYGFRLSNLIITDGMYDWMCRVMEMKEHRELRRETVRNVKWEVIRDVYGSIVEEFTVEGMAEVGQVRCLSVAGGKQDQVEVTRRVGQVWKERGLTRRLGSRAFVVRGAVHAWDLQFPDVFAGGIRSWVERDELPVQFEVLE; this is encoded by the coding sequence ATGCCAGCAACAAGCACGCCTGAccagctccaacccccaccccgaGACACGATTTTCCACCTCTCTCTCgatccccaacctcccagtCCAGCCGcaccaaccctcatccttctccatGGCCTCACATCCTCCCATCTCGAATGGTCCCTCGTCATCccacacctccaacctcactaccaccttctcctcgtcgaCCTCCCAGCCCactcccgctcctcctccctcccacccccatacaccatcccctccatgGCCGACCAAGTAGCATCAATCATCCAGTCCCACGCACGGAACAGCCAAGCCCACGTGGTTGGCATGTCCATGGGCGGCTTCGTCACCCTCAATCTCGCCCGCCGGcacccctccctctgtcTCTCGGCGTTTGTCTCTGGCGCCACACCTTTTGAGGGTATCATGAGGTGGTTGGCAAGGAACAATTGGGTATTATATTATGGGTTCCGGCTGTCAAACCTAATCATCACAGATGGGATGTATGACTGGATGTGCcgggtgatggagatgaaggagcaTCGTGAGCTGCGGCGGGAGACTGTGAGGAATGTCAAGTGGGAAGTGATCAGGGATGTGTATGGGAGCATTGTGGAGGAGTTCACCGTGGAGGGGATGGCAGAGGTTGGCCAGGTGAGGTGTTTGAGTGTTGCTGGGGGAAAGCAAGATCAGGTTgaggtgacgaggagggtTGGTCAGGTCTGGAAGGAAAGGGGTTTGACTAGGCGGCTGGGTAGCCGGGCATTTGTGGTCAGAGGGGCGGTGCATGCTTGGGATTTGCAGTTTCCTGACGTTTTTGCTGGTGGTATTAGGAGCTGGGTTGAGAGGGACGAGTTGCCGGTTCAGTTTGAAGTTTTGGAATGA
- a CDS encoding hypothetical protein (EggNog:ENOG503P3DQ; COG:S) — MHLILTGATGMVGTTVLDAMLKTTDISKISILSRRPVQLAEDAKDPRVNVIIHKDFSSYSPEVLSQLQDADGCVWALGISQTQVNKEDYITITKTYPLAFASAFQPALKATNKPFNFVYVSGQGATFQPGLFTPIFGKTKGETELALADVRKKNPLFRASTVRPGFVDWLDQDKSITKYMPPLGLARTGLGHALHPVFKFGMRGNWSPTEPLGGFLTGLAMGKWNEGLKTLKGDEGQVLEGGFPVVENNFFRRAMGLPR; from the exons ATGCATCTCATCCTAACAGGCGCCACAGGCATGGTCGGCACCACGGTGCTCGACGCAATGCTCAAGACAACCGACATCTCCAAAATCTCCATCCTCAGTCGCCGGCCAGTGCAATTAGCTGAAGATGCCAAGGACCCTCGGGTCAACGTCATCATCCACAAGGACTTTTCCTCGTACAGTCCCGAGGTCCTCAGCCAACTCCAAGACGCGGACGGTTGTGTCTGGGCCCTTGGTATTAGCCAAACACAAGTGAACAAAGA GGACtacatcaccatcaccaaaacctACCCATTGGCCTTTGCGTCGGCTTTCCAACCGGCCTTGAAAGCGACCAACAAGCCATTCAATTTTGTCTACGTCTCCGGCCAAGGTGCAACCTTCCAGCCGGGGCTCTTCACCCCCATCTTCGGCAAAACAAAAGGCGAGACAGAACTGGCATTGGCTGATGTCAGGAAAAAAAACCCGCTGTTTCGTGCAAGCACCGTCCGTCCTGGGTTTGTCGACTGGCTCGACCAGGACAAGAGCATTACCAAGTACATGCCACCTCTGGGGCTTGCGAGGACGGGGTTGGGGCATGCGCTGCACCCTGTCTTCAAGTTTGGAATGAGAGGCAACTGGTCTCCAACAGAGCCGCTGGGTGGGTTTCTCACCGGTCTTGCGATGGGCAAGTGGAATGAGGGATTGAAGACGTTGAAAGGTGACGAGGGGCAGGTGCTGGAAGGAGGATTCCCTGTTGTGGAAAATAACTTCTTTAGAAGGGCGATGGGACTGCCCAGGTAG
- a CDS encoding hypothetical protein (EggNog:ENOG503NYG9; COG:S), giving the protein MKLIPLILPSCLASAQALGQRLNFTVDATGRGCPPGSVSATISPDAQVMTFGFDKLQAYIGPGYDLAARTSNCGVHITISRPNSHVQYAVVENTYHGYGHLDKSITLTLLSTLYRSDNAGQVMTTSAAIPGSDVGQTFTRTVAVPETEYLWSTCGSNSTLWMLSERISLTSRERGVEGKFPDEDGGVVPLTRQLRLLISPVQLRWPMLGNVYCLLFNLHAEGPMLRLSNGNKIAVALSFFVPTLSKQLMSDDHLHRLDVLQSS; this is encoded by the exons ATGAAGCTAATCCCCCTTATTCTTCCCTCCTGCTTGGCCAGCGCTCAGGCTCTAGGCCAACGCCTGAATTTCACCGTCGACGCAACCGGCCGCGGCTGTCCACCAGGCTCTGTATCGGCTACCATTTCCCCCGACGCCCAGGTCATGACTTTTGGTTTCGACAAGCTCCAAGCTTACATCGGCCCAGGTTACGACCTTGCTGCAAGAACATCAAACTGTGGAGTCCATATCACGATCAGTCGTCCAAACAGCCACGTTCAGtatgctgttgttgagaacACCTATCACGGCTATGGGCATCTGGACAAAAGTATCACTCTCACGCTCCTGTCGACGTTGTACCGCTCGGACAACGCGGGGCAGGTGATGACTACATCGGCCGCTATTCCGGGTTCAGACGTGGGCCAGACATTCACCAGGACAGTGGCTGTTCCGGAGACCGAGTACCTGTGGTCAACATGTGGGAGCAATTCGACTCTGTGGATGTTGAGTGAAAGAATTTCATTGACGAGCAGGGAGAGAGGTGTCGAGGGAAAGTTTCCGGATGAGGACGGGGGTGTTGTACCGCTGACGAGGCAGCTGCGGCTTCTG ATATCGCCAGTGCAACTGAGATGGCCGATGCTTGGAAATGTGTATTGCCTTTTGTTTAATCTTCATGCCGAAGGCCCTATGCTGAGGCTTAGCAATGGAAACAAAATTGCTGTagctctctctttcttcgtTCCAACGCTATCTAAGCAACTAATGTCTGATGATCATCTTCACAGACTGGACGTGCTCCAAAGTTCTTGA